A segment of the Diceros bicornis minor isolate mBicDic1 chromosome 40, mDicBic1.mat.cur, whole genome shotgun sequence genome:
AGCAATTCTTTGGAACAGGTGTGAGGGAGCAGATTTGAGGAAAACCCACGAAACTGCCATGAGTAGGTATCTCTCAGGAGCTATCTTTGGCAGGGTCCCTTCCTACAGCCATTTGTCCAATTCCAAGTTCTCAAAGCTTGTAAGGATTAGGTTCAAAGAGAggattacactttttttttttttttaagaggacaGAACATCCCACTTCTCAAAGGGAAGACCCTTGAAATTAGAGTGGAATGTAGGCTAGAGTGTCTAAGGTGTTTGCCGAGCGCTGAAACCACGGGGGTTGTCCAAGGATATCAACCTGACCTACAGGGTCACAGTGACTCTGGAGCTGGTCCATTCTCCAGGCCAGAGCCTGGGTCAGCCCCAGTAGGATTCAGACAAGAAAAAATGAGGCTGATTCTTCACCAGGAGAGGGTTGCAGAGGAACATACCACTCAGACCAAGCCGGGCCTTGCCCCCCCCCAAATTCCCCAAGGCTTAAAGCTTTGGGAGCTTCCCCAGTTTTGGAGCACAAATAAGGAGAACCACACAACTGGGAAAACTAGAGATGCAGCCCTTGATCTGAGCCATCCACCACGCCTGATTTTTCAGAACCACCTCTATCTCCCTGGGGCTATTTCACCCACTCCACCTGCCAAAAGAGATCAGAATCCTTCCTACTCATTCCTTCTCAGCAGGTCCCAAGGGTCCTTCTGGAGACTAAGGAGGTGATGGGGGCTGGGCTGCGCAATGGTTACAGCATAGACCCTGGATCTAGATTAGAGCCCAGGCTGCCCCCTTAGCTCTGTGAACTCTGGCAAATAACCTTATCTGTCTGAGCCTTCCTTCTATCTCCAAATAAGATGAGGACAATCATGAGTAAAGGAATTTACGCACACAGCAGGTTCTCAGTAAGCGCAGCTTATTAAGGCGGAGGAAGGGTCTCAGGCTAAGCCTGCAAGATGACCCAAGAGACTTGTTGAGACCTAGGAAAGGAGCGTGGAAACCAGCGGCGAGTGGGAGCCCTGAGTCCTCTCCAGCTGCAGGGGCGGGCGAGCTTGGGTGGGCGCCTCGGCCTGCAGGAGATCTGCAGCTGGGGAAATTGTGGACGTCTGAGGAGGAGCAACCGGTGCCCCGCCAGCAGCATCCCAGAGGCCGAGGGCACGCGGTACCAGGCGCACTCCACCCACGAGGGTGCGCGCCGGCCACGCCCTCACGCCCAGGCCACGCCTCTGGCCCTTGGACCACGCCCACCCCATCGCGCCCGGGTTCTCCGTCTGCTGTGGCCTCGCTTTGGTGTGTCCCCGCCCTCCGGAGGCCACCCCCTCTCTATAGGCCCGTTCCCTCGCCAGCTAACACGCCCCACCCGGAACCCCTTCCAGCTGTGCCCCTGTGCTTGGGCCCTCCGGCCACGCCCCTCACGCGTGTCTTGGGCCAGTCCCCCCCTCCTTGATCGTGACACTTTGCTTAGGCCACACCCCTCCCTTGACGACAGCCTGACTCTGACTTCAGATCTCCTCCTTCCACGCCCTTCCGCCTCAGCCCAGGAGCGGGGAGGCCCCCGCGGGGCCGAGGGGCGTGGCGCCCAGCCCGCGGTTGTGCGCGTGCCTGGACTCCCCGCGCCGCCCCTTGCGCATGCCCCGACTGGCGCCACCGGAGGGTGCGCGTCTCCTTCGGGGCGCGGCCGGCAGGCGGGGACCGGACCTGGACTACGTGGACCAGAGAGGAGACTGGAGCGGCCCGTGCAGTGGCGGCCCGCCCCCTCCCTCTCGGCCCCGCCCTCCAAGGTAGGGGCTCGTGTTGTCTGAGCTGCAAGGGCCGCTTGTTCCTGCAACACCGATGTGAGTTCCCGCACCCCTCGTTTCCCCTCTAGACCCCAAGCCTCCTACCCTTGGCCCCTGTAGCCATCGAGGCCTAGAGGCGTAAATCGATTACCAAAGAGCTTCAGCCTGCTGTCTGTATCTGCTCAGACAGCGGCGAGGGCCATGCCGGCTTCTGATAACTTTGGCTGCCTCCTATTTTGATACTCTCTGCATATGAGGTGTTCTGTTAACATCTGTTCAATGAACGGCCGAATCAATGAATCAATgctttaataaataaacaaatccagTGTTTGTCAGGTTTGTCTTTGGGTGAATGTGCTAAGTCTCCTGCACGAATCATTAATGCCATACCACTATAAGCATCCTGTGGTAAACCATGTTTTTTCACGGTCCATTCCAGACTGAGAGGAGAAGGCCAACATTTTGTAAGTACACCTCACAGCCAGAAGTTCATTGCCTCTCCATGGTGTTTGGATGAAGAAGCTCCTCGCATCACCGCTTTAGTCCTGGTTTGGCTTCTGGTTTGGCTGGCCCCACCACCTGGCTTAGACACGGGAGTTGCAATTCAACTGTTTCTGTTTTCCTGCATATTTTCTGGGGTTCTTTTCTTGAGACTTTTGCCACCAAGACTTcccattcattataaaaatattatatgtcaTGCTTGCTGGAGGATgtctaaaataaaacacacagaaacCATATTGCACAATTAAATGTATAGGAATTCCTACTGTCTACTTGTTGGGTGGCGACAGAGGCTGATGTTTCTGAGGGCTGAAGATTCTACTTCCCATCGGGAAGGTTTGGCGTGTGTGAAATTCATTTTGCTTCTGGGCAGCAGCACAGAGGCCCTGGGGAACCCCTTTCCCCCTACTTTCTCATAACCCAGGGTCTCCACAGCTTTGACTCATCTCTGTGAGACAGAGCCACAGTCTTGACCACTTCTTTTGATACCTCCAAGAGGTATGGGAGGGAAATGGCGAATCCTGTGGATAAGCCCCAGTCGGAATTGTGAAGTGGGTCAAGCTTATTTCCAGGAGCTCTTTAAATCTTCTCTCTCTAACTTCTGCCGCTTCGGGGCTCCCCCTTGCCTCAGGGGACCCGTTTCTGTCTCAGAGGAAGAAGTTAGATGTGAGGTGGCAGTGGCTGGCCTGAAGGTATTACAAGTCCCAGGAGCCTTGGCCTTTTAAAGGAAACTGTTAGGGAAAGCAATGCCACACTTGTGCGGAAATTTAAATACTGCAGCCTCAGAGTTGGGTGGGTGCGCGGGGGATGGACACTTCACCCCTCATCACATACCACAGCCCCCTTGCTCTCTGGACAAGCCGAGCACCCAACAGTGTCGGGCAGGACCTGAGGAGCCTTGGGGGGCTGCTCTTCACTGTGGTCAGGAATGTGTGTCCCAAGGGAGGCAGGGCGAGGCACACAATTTCAAGGCACAATTACTGCAAAGGCGCAGTCATGTAAACTATTTGCTTTCTAGTGCCTACTTGTGGTTAAAGCCACTGTGCTTAAGCCCTCTCATCAGGGGGATAACGGAAATAGTTAAAAACTGGTACAGACAGGCACTAACTAGTCAACAGGGCCACTGCTGGAGCAGAGCCCTGGAGGGCCAGTGCTGTGCCAGGCATGAACCCTTCATTTTTGGGATCATGGGGAAGACTGGCACGTCTGTGGGAGGTTCTGTGAAAGGGCTGTTGACCAATCAGCAGAGGCATCTTTCAGTATTCTAACAACCAGGGCACTGTACCAGTGTGAACGGGCCGAATATCAACCCTGCTCTCATCTCCTCCACAGCCtcatccctccccaccctcttAGAGctgtccttttcctttcttttctacaTCCATATTCCTATTTTCCGACCTTTCAGCCAGAGACTGTGCCATCTCCTCTTTTGGTAGCCCTCGGTATGGGAATAGGTGTGACCTAATCTGTGGTGGCCTTTAGAGACAAGCATGGCCCAAGCCAGCTGTGCATCAGAACCACGAAAGCAATGCCTAAAAACCAATAGCCTGGGTCACCTGTACTTTTACAAGGCatgccaggtgatgctgatgcacaACCAGGCTTAGAGATCCCTGCCTACCTCCTAAATCCAGGATCAGCAGGAAGCTCTGGGGCAACGTTGGTACAAACACCCATGAGTTCCTGGCAGGAAGGTGGGAGCTAAGAGCCACTCACAAAGGCTGTTTCCTCCTGAGATATGTGGTCAACACCAGCAGCACCAACGCTGTGGCCACGAGGATCCCCGCCACCGAGACAGCGGCGATGATGATGTTCCTCTGGAGGAAGTGCAGAAGCTGTGTGCATGGCATGTTCCTATTTCGAGTATCTAAACAGAAGACACGTGGCAGAGTCAACAGAGGGAGATGACCCCGTACAGATCTGCAGGGACAACCTGTGAGCTCTGCTTGTAGCAGAAATGAAAGCCTTAGCATCTTAGCTGCTGGCTCTGGAAAACCTCTCGGGGAAGGGACTGGTTTTGTTTAGGAAAATTTTGGGAGGTGAGCTGAGATGCTGTCTGGTGGTGGAGGTGAGATGCTGAGGGTATGAGCTGGCAAGTGGCaaagcaaccaaaaaaaaaggttCACAAACCAGAGTTTGCAGGAggcaagggaagaggaaaggagagttcagatggagggaggaggtggggcacTGGAGGAGGCCGACAGTCCTGCAGTGATGGCTTTTTAAGAACAATGGAGTCAAATACTCGGTTTGAATCTTTTCACAGGGCAGTGATACAACCTCTTCTCTGCTACCCCCTCATCCCCCTATTCCCCCAGCTTCAGGAAATTCTACTGGATACATAATCTGCCTGATGTGTATTGGTTTGGGGGAATTTCATGACATAAGGCAATCATAACGCCAGAGATGATGCCAAGCTCTTACAGCCCTCTAGGGACTTAGAGAAATCTTGAGGGTAGATTTGGAATGCCACCAAGTGTGGGCTTGGGCGTACAAAGCAATCTTAGCTAGATCACACAGGAAGGAGACCCCAGCTGACATCGGGGACTCCTAGAGCTTCTGTCACACCATTTGTAGTGTGACCAAAAAAGCAAAAGGAATCAGGGAAACGGGGCACAGAGGTACAATGACAGGAATCGGACGGTTTAGTGTGGAGAGCTGCTGAGGGGAGCCTAGTGGTGCAGGCAGGAGAACCATGGCCAAAGGCCTTCTTGGGTTATGGGGAGAAAATTTCATATATCCAACTTCCGCCTTCCTCTATGCTACATCAAGGGGCAGCATCAAGCAACTCTAAGGGCTCTGTTGGAATAATTCAGCATTTAATTTTTTGGAGTTAGGAAGAGACAACCAGGTATCATTTTGACAGCAGGTGGCTACATGGAGGGAGTGACCTGGGCTTGGTACCAGCACATTGACATAATGGGCAAGTTTCTACACACTCTGAACAGGCCCGGGCTCAGGTAATCCAAGGCTGACGATCAGGGATTAGGTTAACATTTGGCATTTATTCCCTCCTGCTTGTTAGAAAGCCTCAGTGCCCAGTAATGGGAGGGACTCAGAAGATGATGCCCATGTTATGAATGACCATAGCTGTGTAGAAACAACATAAAAGTAGCATCTTTGTGAAAGGGGGATCAAATTCCCAGAGTTAGTTTAATTCGTAATTTTAACTGCAGATCGTAGGCTTTTCAGGGTGAATTAAAGGTATGCTGAcatctattcttttaaaataccaTGAAAGGCAAATGGACACATTCTGAAGTCATCTGTATTTGAGTATCTTATGTAGCTCACGCTATGTAGATTACCTGGACTAATTGCTTCTTGAAGTGCTTCTTTACCTACAGTAGTTAACTGCTCACTTCTATCCGTACTGAACAGAGAGGATTCTTTATCCCTCTTCTCCTCTGAAATGTGATCTACAAAAGACAAGACAAAATGTGTGTTCATCCAAAAACAACCATCGGCCTGTGATTacttctggttttcttttcttttgaaagatgctttcagtacagtcttatttCAGTGAATCTAAGTAACAGTTCTGTTTTTATGATGAAAGTAACTTCCTCTAGAGTCAAAGTGAGGCGTTAGGGAGGATTTTGGAGAAGAGTCCAAGTGTAcatcagtgttttgtttttgtttatttttttaatctaacaaATGTCTGGGTGACCCACCCATAGACTGAGGCCATGGTTCTTACACTTGAGTGTGTATCAAAATCACCAGGAGACCTTGTTAAAACATAGATCCCCGGGCCCCACCaccaaagtttctgattcagtgggtcttggagggcctgagaatgtgcatttctcaCAGGCCCCAAGTGACACTGATGCTGCTGGGTAGGGACCCCATCGAGAACCTTTCAGTCAGCCGCTGAGCCTCTCTGACCAGTCTCCACTagtataaaacagagataataagaCCTACTTGCAGATGGCATAATattcatgaaaataatttataaaccaCAAAGTACTATAAACAAACGTTTCTAGAATTGCAAGggcaagacagaaaaattaactatACCGAAATCTTCATTTATGGGTAGAGGGACTGCAGAATGGTTTAGCAGAAACAAACAGGATTGAAAATCAGATATATTTGCATCCTAACTCTGCCATTGGCTATCTTTGACTCGTTTGCATATGAGACCTGTCAAAGGACCTGAGAGAGTTTAGCTTGGAGAAAACTGGGAAGCCAGGAGAGCTGTCTTTGCCCAACACAGGAATGGCCCTGGAGAGGGGCTGGGAGATGTTCTGAGAAGTTCCAGGGAGCAAACTAGAACCAATGGGCAGGAGCTCCAGAGAGATCTGTTTAGATTAACTGTTTAGCAGTTAGAAAGCAGGGCCAGCAAACAGGGAATGCAGAAAGTGAGAAGTAATTAATTCCGTGCCACCAG
Coding sequences within it:
- the C40H2orf92 gene encoding uncharacterized protein C2orf92 homolog; translated protein: MQESIKLKRSHSDPMKDLLTAKVYFSIGYPQQKSLENTEFASSSNKREEHLAKLFDEILLEVFSEVPYDAPFDDTRTAGKSITKRDMKERAGVAGNPSEPEFFLGSEDRISSEDHISEEKRDKESSLFSTDRSEQLTTVGKEALQEAISPDTRNRNMPCTQLLHFLQRNIIIAAVSVAGILVATALVLLVLTTYLRRKQPLHPPASMTYNIFIMNGKSWWQKSQEKNPRKYAGKQKQLNCNSRV